AAGAAGTCAAAAGACGTGAAGCCCAAGGTGAAGAAACTGAAGTACCACCAGTACATCCCTCCGGACCAGAAGGCTGACCGGGAGCCTCCCCCTCAGCTGGACTCCACCTACGCCAAGATCCTCCACCAGCAGCAACTCTTCCTTCAGCTGCAGATCCTCaaccaacagcagcagcagcactacaACTACCACACCATCCTCCCAGCACCACCCAAGTGAGTGTGTGagggaaaggtgtgtgtgtgtgtgtgtttggggttggAATTGGAATTGGAAATGTGTGGAATGTGTGTTTGAAAATAAGAGGCATCACAAAATTCACTCCATGCTGTTTAATGGCATGTGGTTTTGTGTGTTAAAGCGACTGCCACCCTGTGTGCGTGTGGACTCACTTCTCTGTTTCTTGTTTCTCCTCAGACCACCTGCAGAGCAGCCAACTTCAACAAACCCCGGCCCCTCCCCTTCACGCAGTGTTCCCCCGACGACCCCGGCCCCTTCCAATCAGCATGGGCCAAGTCGTCAGAGCCAAACCCCTGTGGGAGGGGCCAAACCTTTGACGCTACCAGCCAACCTGGATGACTTCAAAGTGAGTAGAtgccagatagtgaagcgtgattcatcactcgagagaatgcatttccactgctccagagtccaatggcggcaagctttacaccactcaaacgggtgcttggcattgcgcattgtgatcttaggcttgcgtGTGGCTGCCGATGAGCAGTTCTAGTGCTGACCTTGCTTCCAGAGGCAttttggaacttggtagtaagTGTTGCAAACGAAGTCAGCACTCAGCGGtgctgttctgtgagcttgtgtgacctaccacttcgcggctgagccgttgtctctcctagacatttccacttcacaataacagcacttacagttgaccagggcagctctagcagggcagaaatttgacgaactgactttttggaaaggtggcatcctatgatggtgccacattgaaagtcactgagctcttcagtaaggtcattctacagtcaatgtttgtctatggagattgcatggctgtgtgctcgatttcatACATCTGTCACTAACGGGTGTTGCTGAAATAGCCGAGTCCACTAATTTGAATGGAGTgtgcacatacttttgtatatatatagtgtacttaACAAGGGGGTAAGgatcagaatcataactcttcttctcccctccagGTTGCTGAGCTGAAACAGGAGCTGAAACTGCGGAGTCTGACCGTATCTGGCACTAAGATGGACCTTATCGAGAGGCTGAGGAACTACCAGGAGCAGAATGGTGGAGGTGGAGCTGGTGTTACTGCGACTGTAACACCTAAACCCAGCCTAACAACCCCACAGCACGCCTCAACCCAACCTGCTGGcttcaccatctctgccccctcccATGCAGGGACCAATACCCTCACCCACCAATCAGGAGAGGGAGGCGGGAAGATACCTGCTTTCTCATTGGCTCAGAGTGCTGCTCCAGCCCGTATTATGAGGTTTGGGAGTACAAACTCCTCCCCTCCTGTGTCTCCCACCCCGTCAGAACGGTCGCTGGCGGTAATGAGCCCCGATGAGACCAGCTGTAATGGAGACTTATTTGGGGAGATGGTGAGCTCTCCCCTAACCCAGCTCAGCCTGCACCCTTCCCCAGCCTCCATCAAAGAGGAGAACCAGGGTCACTTACCCACCTGCagcctctcccagtctctgcttTCACCCACTGCGCCTCAGCCTGCCACCCCACCTCAGGAGCCCTCAGGAGCCCCTGGGGCAGCCATGGAGGCCTCCCCCTTGGACAAGGACCAGTTGCTCCAGGAGAAGGACAAGCAGATTGAGGAGCTGACACGCATgctgaggcagaaacagaggctgGTGGAGACCCTGCGCTCGCAACTGGAGCACGGGAAACAGACAGGATTGAAAGAGATGCAGGGTGTGGTGATAAACGGTTATGCCCAGGAGGCCCAAACCAAAACCACCTCCATCAGAGCCTCAACCATTCTCTATCCCACTCTCACCAACGGAGAGATGGTGAGGGTCAAGAAGGAGGTAGAGACgcaagaagagatggaggggttgGACGAAGCTCAGGCTAAGGGACAGCCTCAGCCGACACAGTGCTCCCAGCAGACTCTGCTCAAACTGCAGCAGATCCACCGGATACAGGTTCAACAACAGACACAACAACTACTtcagacacaacaacaacagcagacaCAACAGCAGCAGTCCCAACAGCTCCAGCAACAAAAACAGCAACAACAGACACAGCAGATGCAGCAGCAGAAGACATCAGCCCAGATGCTACtccagcaacagcagcagctgcagcagctgATCATCCAGCAGACTCAGCAGAAACAGCTCCAGCTGCAGCACAAACAGCTGCTGGCCCAGCAGAGGAAGCAGCAGAGACAGGCCCAGAGACAGCAGCAGAACAAACAACTGAGTCAGACCGTCACCACACAACAGGTACATTCAGTCATTACAGATCTATATCGTACAGTCTATAGATCTACGGTATAGGTATACACACTGCAGACAGTCACCGCACATCAGGTACATATTTAATATTTTAACAGAATAACCTTGTCTGAAACCATACATGCATTTTTAATGGAATACATTTGTCTGAAACCCGAAGACTATTCTTGACCTCAGCGGACAAAGACCTGGGTTTGGAACCAAGTCTGTCTCTTCCCCATCACTGTTGGGCCGTTGGTTTGAATATGTCTGTTCTCTACTCCTATTCTCTCTAGGTCACTCCTGTCTTCATCGGCCAACAGAATGGCACGCAGGTCCCCGCCCAGACCTTCTCATTGGACCTCCTCAAGTCGGGCACCACGCCCACCCTTGTCACCGACGGCAACGGCAACCACTACCTGATAGCACTGACCAATCACAATGCAGAGGGCCAGAACGGCATGACCTCATTGGGCAAAACTAGTGGATCACAACGCATCACACTGCAGGTACAGTTACGCTGGAAATCTGCTAATAAGTGTTACAGGTTTCTATGTTAAAACCTCTCTAGGCTAAGTGTAACGCTATACcgtcccacctgaccaacatccagtgaaagtgcagggcgccaaattcaaacagaaatctcataattaaattcctcaaccatacaaatattatacaccattttaaagataaacctcttgttaatccaaccagagtgtccgatttcaaaaaggcttttcggtgtaagcataccatgcgattatctgaggacagcacctaGTCACAAAAAACATACAGCCGTTTTTCAGACAAagggaggagtcacaaaaagcagaaatagagataaaatgaatcactaacctttgatcttcatcagatggcactcataggacttcatgttacacaatacatgtatgttttgttcgataaagttcatatttatatccaaaaatctcagtttacattggcgcgttatgttcagtaatgttttgcttccaaaacatctggtgattttgcagagagccacatgaatttacagaaatactcatcataaacgttgatgaaagatacaagtgttatacataggATTCgagaaacttctccttaatgcaaccgctgtgtcagatttaaaaaaaactttacagtgaaagcacaccatgcgattatctgaggacagcgctgAGCCACCCAAACAAGCCATACCTGCcaagttgtggagtcaacagaagtcagaaatagtgttataaatattcacttacctttgatgatcttcatcggaatgcactcccaggaatcccagttccacaataaatgtttttttgttcgataaagtccatatttatgtccaaatacctcctttttgtttgcgcgctTAGTTCACCAATCCAAATGCACAAGGCGCGGGCACgaagtccagacgaaaagtcaaaaaagttatattacagttcgtagaaacatgtcaaacgatgtatataatcaatctctaggatgtttttatcataaatcttcaataatattccaaccgaaCAATTCCTTTGTCATTAGACAGGAAAGGGAACGGAGCTTGTGTTCACGGCCGCGAGCGATAAATAACTCATAGCTTTCAGCTGAGCCATCTACTGTGAGTGGTCTTATTCGCTCCCCTTTCacaatagaagcctgaaacaactttctaaagactgttgacatctagtggaagccttaggaagtgcaatctgaccccatttacactgtatattggataggcaatcacttgaaaaactacaaacctcagatttcccacttcctggttggattgttctcaggttttcgcctgccatgtgagttattttatactcacagacatcattcaaacagttttagaaacttcagagtgctttctatccaaatctaataataatatgcatatcctagcttctgggcctgagtagtaggcagtttactctgggcacgcttttcatccggacgtgataaatactgccccctatcccaaagaagtttaaGAGACAAAATTATTGTAAAATATGGTAGCACAGTGCAGTAAACCACTTCGGTTGGATGTCCATGGCCTCGTAGAAATCGAGTTAGCATATAACAAAAATCCACAATAAACTGTCAGTTTAAGCTGGAGACGTGTTTTTTTGCATCAGATGCGTCTCATTCCGCCAATTGCACTTCTGCatcaattttatacacctttcagcaaccaagtgtggctgaaatatccaaatccactcatttgaaggggtgtccacatacttttgtatgtataGTTTATCTCTCGGATATAGGACTGAcatttcagaacaaacttccttagATTTGTTttggggactatctgttgttccatgtagtgaatccgTTATTCAATGcttttgtatgggctaatagcagtaaatcaaatagctaaattaccttcttaaaacaattccatatagcttagtacaGTGGTCACCAACTCGATTGACTGGTCAATCTCCAAGCCATTCgtagtcgatcaccaaacatttctgttaaAAAAAACAACGATAAAGCCTTGCGTTCCTATTTGTTTCACACTGTTGAAAGCAGGTGCAATTGATTCAACAGCCCTAGCGCCGTGAAGGCAAAGTGTTCcaattttgaaccatttcatgtctGAAGGTAGAACTCTGCCTACCCACcaggcccagagagcaaatcaagttcATCTATAGGCCTCCTCATCTATAGGCCTCCTAGGTTTCCTCACAACATAAACTGAATAATGAAGCTATGTACGCACAGCAATGTTGATCATGTGAGATTTCGAAACTTTGAAAAccatggctagagagagagactcaacaaATACAGAACCTTTGTTTTTGATTCAGAACTCAATATATCCATTTAAATCAGAAAATGAACAAATGGCCTTGACAAAATTGACAACCTAGACTTTGATCAAAATAACTGAAATGAAGCGCTTCCTATAGCCATCGATGAGCTTCCTGCACCAATCTTCCATCAAGTTTTGTCTTGCAGCCACATCCAGGGAGGTTGGCTACAGTGGCATGGGCCTTTGAACATCTTGATAACATTATGTACGGTGGAAACAGGAACACCAAGGTCTCTGCAGATGGACTTGTAGCCTTGAGATTGTCCAGGCTTGGCTACAATCTTGTCTGACCTCCTCAGATAATTCTCTGGTTTTCTTTTCTCCATGCTCATTGTGGTACACACAGTGACACAAAACAGGAGAATTAGTACTTTTCTCTATTCAAACTGGTTGAATGAGTGACTTATATTGCAGGCACCTGCGAAGTAAAGGAGTCACCAGCTTGAAATTGAATTATTTCTAACTACTTCTAGAAGGTGCCAATAATATTGTCTGTGACATTTTAGTATTTCTtagtaaaaatgttttttaactGTAAACCAAAGACATGCATATGTGGATacctacattattattattttttcaacaGTTTTCTGGAAGAAATGGTGCAAGGGTGCAAATATTTTTGGCCACAACAGTATTACTAGTGTGATCATATACCATTTGTTGGGGGGTTTAATCATTTCAAagtggtctgagaagaacaacattggAAGGACAATTCAAGCATTGCCAAtgtgcagtgataatgtattgggcctatagcctactgcacaaacaTCATTACTACAGAAGTATTTTTAATTGGTTAATCtctgcttgcattttgactcTGTGATTTTGACTCTCCCAGTCATATTGTCAACAAGGCATCCTTATGTATCGTTCAAAAACGTACCATTTCCCTTTTCCATAAAATATGTTcgttttcattgggaaggcacAAAGCGTTTTTATCAAGAGCCATCACTTTTACATGTGAaatcctactcattactccacATGCTTAACCTATGTCACTTTTGCATGTGAaatcctactcattactccacATGCTCAACCTACGTCACTTTTGCATGTGAAATCCTATTCATTACTCCACATGCTTAACCTATGTCACTTTTGCATGTGAaatcctactcattactccacATGCTTTACCTATGTCACTTTTGCATGTGAaatcctactcattactccacATGCTTAACCTATGTCACTTTTGCATGTGAaatcctactcattactccacATGCTTAACCTATGTCACTTTTGCATGTGAaatcctactcattactccacATGCTTAACCTATGTCACTTTTGCATGTGAaatcctactcattactccacATGCTTAACCTACGTCACTTTTGTTTTTTCTGCCGATTTCAACGTCAGCCAGAGCGGGACTCACACCAGGGATGCAGCCCGGTCCTAAACAAATGCAATCATTTTTTACCCGGGCCAGCTTAATCAACATCCATCCATGTTTACTGGTGAATTCAATCTCCCTATTTTGTCCTCTAGCGATTGCAGTCAACTCCAGGCAAACTCCCCAGCCAATCACCAGCTGAGATACTCAGCTCTGACACTCAATCAAAACAACAGTTACAACCAGGCCCTGTCAACCAGCCTATCAAAAAGGTATGAGAATTACAACAAATCAAGGCAAATACAAAgtctgctctcacacacacacaattttagCTGTCACTGTCTGGCAATACTCTTGATATCATCACTGTCCTTTTTCTCTCCTTCAGGAACAGAAGGCGGTTCTACATCTGGAGACCAATGGCATGACCAATGGAGTAACAGAGCCAAGTCAGTCTGTCTCCACTCCGCCCAATCTCCATCCTTTCTTTGACGAGGTGTCCAACTTGTCTGAAAGCCCAAGCACAGCTTCCCCCTTCCTCAAGGTAAGACCAATTCTGCAATGATCATTCATGGCATGTCCACTATCATCTCATATTTGGCTTTTCATTCatctgcatttatattttttacttgCATTTATTCTTTCTTTGTAGCCTATTTCCTTTCCCCTTCCCTCATCCTTTCTTTATTCTCTCCTTCCACCCTTTCAGAGAGAAGTGTGTCCGACCTTTGACCGGCACACATtgttcacccctccctctcctaaacagacctctttctcctccactcaaCGCCTCAAAGTATGTCCTTCACTCCTGCCATGTCCCTCTGCACATGTCTATCCATGTCTTTCCTGTTCATTACTTTTCTCTTCCatctctcattttctctgtccATCTGTTTGCATTGGTCTTATCTCAAATTTGCTCAGTATGTTGTTGATTTTATAGTACTGTACACGATTGCCGGTTTTGTTAAACAGCCATGAGTACTGTAAACTGTACTAAATGTCTTCTCTGCCCCCAGGAGAACGGCCTGAGCAGTCAACAGATGGACGACCTGTTTGACATCCTCTTGAAGAGTGGAGGTAATCGAACAGAGCAGTGTACACACAACACTCACACAAATATCTTCATAAtgtcttacatgctgaccacaccgctcgcgtCATGTGTGCCAATGAGAGACTGCGTTGCCAAGCCCTAAAATAGAAGTCTGTTCTCTTTGCGACGCTGAACGCGGTGCAAGTCctgcttctcccatctcctcatttggtttatagaagcagatacccgcgtgggtgattgaaagattaaCTGAGTTTGGTCGGCTGTCATGGTAACTATGAAAGTTAGATGCCAATCGCCATATAAATTCCAAACaagaaaaggcctggaaggaggagagatgacttgaaatgattcggttgaccgttttatgtgtggattaattgtcagagtagaggacctgcatttcaggtaaaataactcaacctttatatcccaggacagattagctagcaacagcaggctagctagctaaatttccataaatgtttaatgatgtttctagggagtttttcctagccaccgtgcttctacacctgcattgcttgctgtttgggattttaggctgggtttctgtacaacactttaagatatcagctgatgtacgaagggctatataaatacatttgattttatttgattttcaaCCTGTACCCAAATAAATATATTTCAACCTGCTTGtcatgatcgcgtttggtgtggggggacaaaatcaatttgcgCACGATGGCAGATGCGCATGGCCGGTTTGGGTACGGTGTTACTGCCAATACATGAGCGCCAACCCATTTGTTTGATAATTGTTAGTATTTATGctttttctttctcttccccACCCAGAAATCTCTGGATTCCGAGCAGACCCTTCCCTGGCCCTCCTCCACtccaacccccccacccctccctcgtCCCCTCTCCACCTGTCGCCCCCCACACCCCCTCCCGAGCCCGCCCTGCCCTCCCAGCAGCCATTGCCCTGCCCAGGAAGTAGTCGTCTGGAGGATTTCCTGGAGAGCACCACCGGCACGCCCCTCCTGGGAGTGGAGCCTGACGGTGCCCTGACTTTGATTGACGACCTCCACAGCCAAATGCTTAGCACCTCCAGCATCCTGGACCATCCCCCCTCCCCGATGGACATGGACACCAGTGACCTGGGCTTCTCCCCCCACCCAGCAGGGCTTGACTTCGGGGACCCAGCCCTGGACAGCATGGACTGGCTAGACATCTCcatgggaggtggagggggaacGAGTCTTGCCCCTCTGGGCCCCCACACGCTCCCGAGTGTGTTCTCAGTAGACTTTCTGGACAGCTCGGACCTCACTCTGCACTGGGACTCCTGTTTGTAGCTTCTACGGAGTGAGGAGTGGTAAAGactcacacacaaagacacacgcTCACGCATACTGCGTACAGGCTCTTATCTCTCTCACGCAAACACTCTTACTCGATAAGCAGGTCCACCACTCTGGAGGTTCACTGGCCCAGCCACATTCACTGAGACCGGGGGCCTTGCCCTGCATTCACTCTAGTTGGACAGGCTGAAGAGCAAAACTGACtttagatcagaggcagtgggtGAGAGGTGGTACTGCATTAGTGGAGCTTGGTCTATGACACGCCCTTATGGTGACAAAGGGTAATACACGTGGAGGGCAGACCCAAAGTGTCAGTGGTGCCTGCACTGATTGGTGGAAAGCTGTAATGAACCAACCTCATTGGTGGAAAATAATGAATCGAACTTCATTAGTGCAAACCAGAGGAGCGTTTACAATGGTATTTAATGTTTAGCTCAAAGGAAACTGCACTGCACTGAACGACCAGTGGAAAAGCGGGTTGATTATGGTGGCCCAGAGGGAggttgtgtatggtgtgtgctgCACGAGTTTATACGATTTTCAAATGGTCACACCAATATTGATCAACCACGCCTCGCTGCACTATCCAAACAGAAGCAAATGTACGTCAAAGGCTGTTGAACGGTACACGCCATTTTGGGGAAGCGTGTCCGCCACGCAACGTAGCAAACATTGTATTGAATTGAACGCACCCCAATTGGTGAAATGAACCTCATTGGAGGAGGCAGTTGCTGGAGGTGTTTGCTAGACCACTATGCATTTCTGTATGTGGGGGGTGTATTATTGATTGTCCATGTTTTTCTTCCCAGTTGCATAGAATTGCAGGTGGGGAATAAAGTGGTCATGTCTTGGTTTCCAAACAACTTGGACCTTATCATTTTAtatgaaaaaaaatgtataaaaaattaaataaacttGAAAATATGTGTGTTGTTTTTATTATACCATACATAACCTTTTGTAAATACACACTGATTTGGTGACTGTATATACCTTGGTACAGTTTTTGTGGCACTGGACATAGCCACTGGAGGGCGACATTATCA
This genomic window from Oncorhynchus gorbuscha isolate QuinsamMale2020 ecotype Even-year linkage group LG07, OgorEven_v1.0, whole genome shotgun sequence contains:
- the LOC124040145 gene encoding myocardin-related transcription factor A-like isoform X1, giving the protein MQGKTGKHLCHSYIIPKEVDISFSRVVRCISVTLATLEPQGGAELSPGIMVVTVAPSSASSPQSEAVTNELQELTLQPISNDMPVRDRKNVLQLKLQQRRTREELVSQGIMPPLKSPAAFHEQRRSLERARTEDYLKRKIRSRPERSELVRMHILEETSAEPSLQAKQLQLKRARLADDLNDKISHRPGPIELIHKNILPVDLDCPLQHSLLDSPKGAGESSLDEDSSDAFSPDTLANHDSPLGAVSQLSPSDMLTQNGDMSPSQFLTQVLPPPPPLLLNDHDSLQRQKLTNGTVTPVASRPVSGQTKSKPSLERLSQRPKKSKDVKPKVKKLKYHQYIPPDQKADREPPPQLDSTYAKILHQQQLFLQLQILNQQQQQHYNYHTILPAPPKPPAEQPTSTNPGPSPSRSVPPTTPAPSNQHGPSRQSQTPVGGAKPLTLPANLDDFKVAELKQELKLRSLTVSGTKMDLIERLRNYQEQNGGGGAGVTATVTPKPSLTTPQHASTQPAGFTISAPSHAGTNTLTHQSGEGGGKIPAFSLAQSAAPARIMRFGSTNSSPPVSPTPSERSLAVMSPDETSCNGDLFGEMVSSPLTQLSLHPSPASIKEENQGHLPTCSLSQSLLSPTAPQPATPPQEPSGAPGAAMEASPLDKDQLLQEKDKQIEELTRMLRQKQRLVETLRSQLEHGKQTGLKEMQGVVINGYAQEAQTKTTSIRASTILYPTLTNGEMVRVKKEVETQEEMEGLDEAQAKGQPQPTQCSQQTLLKLQQIHRIQVQQQTQQLLQTQQQQQTQQQQSQQLQQQKQQQQTQQMQQQKTSAQMLLQQQQQLQQLIIQQTQQKQLQLQHKQLLAQQRKQQRQAQRQQQNKQLSQTVTTQQVTPVFIGQQNGTQVPAQTFSLDLLKSGTTPTLVTDGNGNHYLIALTNHNAEGQNGMTSLGKTSGSQRITLQRLQSTPGKLPSQSPAEILSSDTQSKQQLQPGPVNQPIKKEQKAVLHLETNGMTNGVTEPSQSVSTPPNLHPFFDEVSNLSESPSTASPFLKREVCPTFDRHTLFTPPSPKQTSFSSTQRLKENGLSSQQMDDLFDILLKSGEISGFRADPSLALLHSNPPTPPSSPLHLSPPTPPPEPALPSQQPLPCPGSSRLEDFLESTTGTPLLGVEPDGALTLIDDLHSQMLSTSSILDHPPSPMDMDTSDLGFSPHPAGLDFGDPALDSMDWLDISMGGGGGTSLAPLGPHTLPSVFSVDFLDSSDLTLHWDSCL